In the genome of Neovison vison isolate M4711 chromosome 4, ASM_NN_V1, whole genome shotgun sequence, the window CCCGGGGGACACGGGCTGGGCCACGGACCAGCAGCCGGCCTGCAGCTAGAGCTGGGTGGGGACACCGAGCACTCTTTCTCCCAAGTGGAGCCCCTCAGAAGCCTGGGTGCTGGGCTGTCGGAAGCGGCTCCTTAGCCACAGCCCTGGCAGTGCCGGGAGCGGTGGGGCGGCCTCGGAGGAGCACTAAGGCACTGTCGGGCTGTACCCATGTGGCTCTCACTACCACAAGCCCGCTCCGGGTGGATGGCGTGACCGGTCCAGGGAGCTTGCTCGGTCCCTGGTCAAGTCACCAGGGGCCCAAGTCTAGAAGGCTGCTAACCCCATAGAATAGGACAGCGTTTGGGAGTGGAATTTTAAGGAAAACTAACAATCCCAGCGGAAGGGAAATCCACACTCCCTGCTGCGTCCAGCACTTCGGGGTCCCCAGTCACTGggccccatcctccctccccagcctctgcgGAGCCAACTTCCAAGACCAGTCCCAGGCTGGAGAATGAGACACTGTGCTGGCCGCCAGGCAAGGCATCTGTCAAAATGGGTGTAACGTGCTGAACACCAAAATGGAGCCGTGTGCCTCAGCGATGACTGCGTGGCCAGGTGCGGGCACCGTGAAGCCCCCGAGCTCCAGACTCGTGGGAGTGCCGGCCCCTGTCCAGTGCGTGTGCAGGGCCGcccgggaggagggaggaggtacAGGCACCGGGCTCAAGGCCTCAGCCCCACAACGGCCAGAGCCGGAAAACCGAGATCGGCTCTGATGAGCGTGCTACGTCGTGTGCGTGCCAAGGGACCCTGGCTAAAACCACAGACCCCAAGAGTGTGCTTGCCCAGGAAGGAGATGTAGGAGCCCGGGGCCCCTCTGCTAGCTCCCCCTCAGGAAGATGGGGACTGGTGCAGCACAGCCTAACAGCTCCTCCAAGCCAGCCTGTGGCTGGGATCCCTGGAGCCCCCTGAGCTATGGGGTGGGCCAtcccagaggagggaaggagaggaaatggaagaCTTCGTGTGTCCCCTCCCTCCAAGTGCAGCAGGAGAACAGCCACCGTGGGGGCCACTCAGGCTGGCTCGGTCACACCCCGTCCTCGGGGACCGCAGGAGAGGGACCGATGCCCCCCAGCCTCCGGGCCATGCTGATCAGGGAGCGCAGCTGCACCAGCTTGGGGGGCCCCACCTCCTGGGGATCCTGATTCTCCAGCCACCGCAGAGCTGTCTCCAGACCCCGGACAGCCTCCCCAGCTGTGGGCACGgcagcctcctccccctcctccccaccccccatgacaGAGGGTAGGCTggccagggtgggaggggcagcagggaccAGCACAGGGGGCCGACCAGGGCCTGTGTCCTCTCTGCAGCTGTCGGGCAGCCCCCCGTCATCGTCCAGGTGCAGCCACTCGGCCACCTCCTCTGGCGCCAGACGCTTGTAGGCCAGGGCTGCCAGGTGCGTGAGGTCGCTGAGCACCCGGCTGTGCTCGGCAGCCTCCTCGGCCTGGCAGGCGGGCTGCCCAGCACACTCCTCGGCGGGCCGGGGCTCGAAGGCCGCCCGTAAGCCCAGCAGCCAGCACCGCTCAATGCTGCCCGCCTGCACCAGGTCCCAGGAAAGGCCGGCCAGGTAGAGCATGTCCTTGAGCATGAAGCTGCGCATGAAGTCCAGCGGTGAGCCCCCCGCACAGGACACGGCCAGCCTCAGCAGCTCCCGCTTGTACAGCTGCTTGAAAGCGGCCACAACGCCCTGCTCCAGCGGTGCTGGGATGTGCGCCCGGCTGTTGCCCTTGGACAGGAAGAGCACGCGCACAGCCCCGTCCGGGGTCTGGAGCTCTTCTGGGGGATTGAGGGGCTCAGGCCGACACCGCCGGAGGGTGTCCTCGCTGTCCTCCAGGGCGGGCATCCTGgctgctgggctggggcagggcggGTGGGCCACCAGCAGCACAGCCTTCTGCTGCAGGCAGCTGCGGCGCAGGTACCGCCTCACGCCAGGGACGAACTCCTCGAAGAACCAGCCCCGCAGCAGTGGACGGCTGAGCCAGGCGTCCGGGCTGTAGCGGTAGGAGGCGGGGAACTTGTCCTGGTTGTGGTGG includes:
- the TIGD5 gene encoding tigger transposable element-derived protein 5, whose protein sequence is MYPAGPPAAPAPRRGRHPPPGRPAQPPRLPAPTPAPAARPSPPAPGPRPRVAVKMAFRKAYSIKDKLQAIERVKGGERQASVCRDFGVPGGTLRGWLKDEPKLRWFLEQLGGEVGTQRKKMRLANEEEIDRAVYSWFLALRQHGVPLSGPLIQAQAEAFARQIYGPECTFKASHGWFWRWQKRHGISSQRIYGEAEPLAAGPAPGPPVKQEPAQPPGSGAGPLPDRAPAPPTPAEGGYGDEQIYNANVTGLYWKLLPEQAAPLSAGDPGAGGCGRRWRGDRVTVLLAANLTGSHKLKPLVIGQLPDPPSLRHHNQDKFPASYRYSPDAWLSRPLLRGWFFEEFVPGVRRYLRRSCLQQKAVLLVAHPPCPSPAARMPALEDSEDTLRRCRPEPLNPPEELQTPDGAVRVLFLSKGNSRAHIPAPLEQGVVAAFKQLYKRELLRLAVSCAGGSPLDFMRSFMLKDMLYLAGLSWDLVQAGSIERCWLLGLRAAFEPRPAEECAGQPACQAEEAAEHSRVLSDLTHLAALAYKRLAPEEVAEWLHLDDDGGLPDSCREDTGPGRPPVLVPAAPPTLASLPSVMGGGEEGEEAAVPTAGEAVRGLETALRWLENQDPQEVGPPKLVQLRSLISMARRLGGIGPSPAVPEDGV